A window from Mycobacterium saskatchewanense encodes these proteins:
- a CDS encoding PhoH family protein gives MTEIRTYVIDTSVLLSDPWACSRFAEHEVVVPLVVISELEAKRHHHELGWFARQALRLFDDLRLEHGRLDQPIPVGTQGGTLHVELNHTDPAVLPAGFRSDNNDCRILSCAANLAAEGKRVTLVSKDIPLRVKAAAVGLAADEYHAQDVVASGWSGMREIETATEDIDALFAEGEIDLVEARDLPCHTGIRLLGGSSHALGRVNADKRVQLVRGDREVFGLRGRSAEQRVALDLLLDESVGIVSLGGKAGTGKSALALCAGLEAVLERRTQRKVVVFRPLYAVGGQELGYLPGSESEKMGPWAQAVFDTLEGLASPAVLEEVLSRGMLEVLPLTHIRGRSLHDSFVIVDEAQSLERNVLLTVLSRLGTGSRVVLTHDIAQRDNLRVGRHDGVAAVIEKLKGHPLFAHITLLRSERSPIAALVTEMLEEIAGPH, from the coding sequence GTGACCGAAATCCGGACCTACGTGATCGATACGTCCGTGCTGCTGTCCGATCCGTGGGCCTGCAGCCGGTTCGCCGAGCACGAGGTGGTGGTTCCGCTGGTGGTGATCAGCGAACTGGAGGCGAAACGACACCACCACGAGTTGGGGTGGTTCGCCCGTCAGGCGCTGCGTCTGTTCGACGATCTACGACTCGAGCACGGACGGCTGGACCAGCCCATTCCCGTTGGGACACAAGGCGGGACGCTGCACGTGGAGCTCAACCACACCGATCCGGCGGTGCTGCCCGCCGGCTTCCGCAGCGACAACAACGACTGCCGGATCCTCAGCTGCGCCGCCAACCTCGCCGCCGAGGGCAAGCGAGTCACGTTGGTCAGCAAGGACATTCCGCTCCGCGTCAAGGCTGCCGCCGTGGGCCTGGCCGCCGACGAGTACCACGCGCAGGACGTGGTGGCGTCCGGATGGTCGGGTATGCGCGAGATCGAGACCGCCACGGAGGACATCGACGCGCTGTTCGCCGAGGGGGAGATCGACCTCGTCGAGGCGCGAGACCTCCCGTGCCACACCGGGATTCGACTCCTGGGCGGCAGCTCCCATGCACTGGGCCGGGTCAACGCCGACAAGCGGGTCCAGCTGGTGCGCGGCGACCGCGAGGTGTTCGGGCTGCGGGGCCGCTCCGCGGAGCAGCGCGTGGCCCTCGACCTGCTGCTCGACGAGTCGGTCGGCATCGTGTCGCTGGGCGGAAAGGCCGGCACCGGCAAGTCGGCGCTGGCGCTGTGCGCGGGCCTGGAGGCGGTGCTGGAACGCCGGACCCAGCGCAAGGTCGTGGTGTTCCGCCCGCTGTACGCCGTGGGTGGCCAGGAACTGGGCTACCTGCCCGGCAGCGAGAGCGAGAAGATGGGCCCCTGGGCGCAGGCGGTGTTCGACACCCTCGAGGGCCTGGCCAGCCCGGCCGTGCTGGAGGAGGTGCTCTCGCGCGGCATGCTCGAGGTGCTGCCGCTGACCCACATCCGGGGCCGCTCCCTGCACGACTCGTTCGTCATCGTCGACGAGGCGCAGTCGCTGGAGCGCAACGTGCTGCTGACCGTGCTGTCCCGGCTGGGAACGGGCTCGCGGGTGGTGCTGACCCACGACATCGCCCAGCGCGACAACCTGCGGGTCGGTCGCCACGACGGCGTCGCGGCGGTGATCGAGAAGCTCAAGGGCCACCCGCTGTTCGCCCACATCACGCTGCTGCGCAGCGAGCGCTCGCCGATCGCGGCGCTGGTCACCGAAATGCTCGAGGAGATCGCCGGACCGCACTGA
- a CDS encoding acyl-ACP desaturase has protein sequence MAQKPVANALTLELEPVCEVNMDRHLNTEDLWFAHDYVPFDRGENFAFLGGRDWDPSQATLPRTITDACEILLLLKDNLAGHHRELVEHFILEDWWGRWLGRWTAEEHLHAIALREYLVVTREVDPTANEEARVRYVIKGYRADHYSQVETLVYMAFTERTQGVFCRNLAAQIEEPVLAGLIDRIARDEARHELFFANLVAHCLDCTRDETIAAIAARAADLQVVGADIDDYQDKVQNVAGAGIFGEADLRQAISDRIREWEVADEPALKRFVVG, from the coding sequence ATGGCACAGAAACCTGTCGCTAACGCGTTGACGCTTGAACTCGAGCCGGTGTGCGAGGTCAACATGGACCGCCACCTCAACACCGAGGACCTCTGGTTCGCCCACGACTACGTCCCGTTCGACCGGGGCGAGAACTTCGCCTTTCTGGGTGGACGCGACTGGGATCCGTCCCAGGCGACGCTGCCCCGGACCATCACCGACGCCTGCGAGATCCTGCTCCTGCTCAAGGACAACCTCGCCGGCCATCACCGCGAGCTCGTCGAGCACTTCATCCTCGAGGACTGGTGGGGTCGCTGGCTGGGACGGTGGACCGCGGAGGAGCACCTGCACGCCATCGCGCTGCGGGAGTACCTGGTGGTCACCCGCGAGGTCGACCCGACCGCGAACGAAGAGGCGCGGGTCCGGTACGTGATCAAGGGTTATCGCGCCGACCACTACTCGCAGGTCGAAACCCTGGTGTACATGGCGTTCACCGAGCGCACGCAGGGCGTCTTCTGCCGGAACCTGGCCGCCCAGATCGAGGAGCCGGTGCTGGCCGGGCTCATCGACCGGATCGCCCGGGATGAGGCGCGCCACGAACTGTTCTTCGCGAACCTGGTCGCGCACTGCCTGGACTGCACCCGCGACGAGACGATCGCGGCGATCGCCGCCCGCGCGGCCGACCTTCAGGTCGTCGGCGCCGACATCGACGATTACCAGGACAAGGTGCAGAACGTCGCCGGCGCCGGCATATTCGGCGAAGCTGACCTGCGGCAGGCCATCTCCGACCGCATCAGGGAATGGGAAGTGGCCGACGAGCCCGCGCTCAAGCGGTTCGTCGTCGGCTAG